One window of Amaranthus tricolor cultivar Red isolate AtriRed21 chromosome 11, ASM2621246v1, whole genome shotgun sequence genomic DNA carries:
- the LOC130826539 gene encoding uncharacterized protein LOC130826539 has protein sequence MEEISKSIWKMVPWCMIFADDIVLVAKTRKEVRNKLDKWREALKGEPEVYIDDTVVRSTTRYKYLGSIIQRDGEIGDIKHCKQAGWLKWRAAIAVFSNINGSPKNAYAEVDVWAHIDG, from the exons atggaagagatttctaaatcaaTTTGGAAGAtggtaccgtggtgcatgatATTCGCGGACGACATAGTTCTGGTAGCAAAAACTAGAAAGGAGGTTAGAAACAAATTGGAtaagtggagggaagctttaaaaG gtgaaccagaggtgtaCATCGATGATACAGTTGTTAGAAGCACAACCAGGTAcaaatatttgggatcgatcattcaaagggatggggagattgggGATATAAAGCATTGTAAACAggcgggttggcttaagtggaGAGCAGCCATCGCAGT GTTTTCGAACATAAATGGAAGTCCcaaaaatgcgtatgctgaggtggatgtgtgggcacacattgatggatag